In Argiope bruennichi chromosome 4, qqArgBrue1.1, whole genome shotgun sequence, a single window of DNA contains:
- the LOC129966489 gene encoding uncharacterized protein LOC129966489, translating to MAPRKKGPFSDHHIYPKQTEKSFAIYFIVKRISSDDATFENVSPFLVEKALSNVSEVANVRKLRTGDLLVEVASRQQSQKIMKYKNFGTISVSVSLHNLLNFSKGVITCVELLNETLDVIEKELKSQGVTHVCRITIRLDGKLLETKHHVLTSNSPKLPDSIKAGYMKLIVRPYVPNPLRCFKCQRFGHSKANCRGALTCALCAAAGHESNECSQKEKCVNCKGTELLKIHPSGEDDDDLQMSCEPPATLPIGADNSPPLIP from the exons ATGGCTCCTCGCAAGAAGGGTCCCTTCAGTGATCACCATATTTATccaaaacaaactgaaaaatcatttgcaatttattttattgtaaaacgtATCTCTTCTGATGATGCAACCTTTGAAAATGTTTCCCCATTTCTTGTGGAGAAAGCCCTTTCTAATGTCAGTGAAGTTGCTAATGTGCGTAAGCTACGGACAGGAGACTTGCTCGTTGAAGTGGCATCTCGTCAACAGtcgcaaaaaattatgaaatataaaaactttggTACCATATCTGTTTCTGTCTCTCTccataatttattaaacttttcaaaagGAGTAATTACATGTGTTGAGCTGTTAAATGAAACTTTGGACGTCATTGAAAAGGAACTGAAAAGTCAAGGAGTCACACATGTGTGCCGTATCACGATTAGGCTCGATGGTAAACTCCTGGAAACCAAACATCATGTTCTGACGTCTAATTCTCCCAAGCTTCCAGACTCAATCAAAGCtggatatatgaaattgattgtGAGGCCCTATGTGCCAAATCCATTGCGGTGCTTtaaatgccagcgttttggccattCAAAGGCAAACTGCCGTGGGGCCCTTACATGCGCCCTTTGTGCAGCCGCTGGTCATGAAAGCAATGAATGTTCACAAAAGGAAAAATGTGTTAATTGCAAAG GAAccgaacttttaaaaatccatcCTTCTGGCGAGGATGATGATGATTTACAAATGAGTTGCGAACCGCCAGCAACTCTGCCTATTGGTGCTGATAACAGTCCTCCTCTTATTCCTTAA